CAAAACTAGAAGTCGAAACGTTAAAATCAGCCGTACCAATGGGTGTTATCAATATCGTTGAGGGTGTCATTCCTTTAGTGATGAATGATATTGTTCGAGGAGTCATTGCTACAGCAATTGGTGGCTTTGTTGGTGGAGCAACAACGATGATTTTAGGGGCAGATGCGACAGTGCCTTTTGGTGGGGTATTAATGATCCCGACAATGAGCAAACCAATGGCTGGTATTATCGCAATCGTGGTGAATGCAGTTGTTACCGGTTTAGTTTTAGCCATTATCAAGAAAGATGTATCTGAAAAAGATGCAGAAGCATTAGTAGAAAAAGAAGAAGATGACATTAGTTTAGACGATATCCAAGTTTTCTAAAATGAAAAGGATCAATCACAATTGATGAAAGATTGAGAATGCTTCAAAAATAACAAATAGTCAATAGAAAGAGTTGAGAGCTGAAATGAATAAAGTTGAATTTTCTCCATCATTGATGACGATGGACTTGGACAAATTTAAGCAACAAATCACTTTTTTAAATAATCATGTTGATTCGTATCATATAGATATAATGGACGGTCATTATGTGCCAAACATTACTTTATCTCCATGGTTTATTGAGGAGTTAAGGAAAATTTCAGAAATACCAATGTCTGCACATCTAATGGTCGCAGACCCAAGTTTTTGGGTACAACAACTTGTAGATATCAAATGTGAATGGATCTGTATGCATGCAGAAGTTTTAGACGGTTTAGCCTTTCGTTTAATTGATCAGATTCATGATGCAGGCCTTAAAGCAGGGATTGTCATTAACCCTGAAACGCCAATTGAATCAATCTTCCCTTATATTGAATTATTGGATAAAATCACAATTATGACAGTTGATCCGGGCTTTGCTGGTCAACGATTTATTGAAAGCACACTTGATAAAATTGTTGATTTACGTAAGTTGCGTGAAGAAAAAGGTTATCACTATGTGATTGAAATGGATGGCTCTTCAAATAGAAAATCATTTAAACAGATTGATGCTGCTGGACCAGATATTTATATTGTCGGAAGAAGTGGATTATTCGGATTGGATGAAGAGATTGAAAAAGCTTGGGAAATCATGAGTACTGATTACGAAGAAATGACTGGAAAAAAAATGCCATAAATATTTTGACGGAGATAAGTCCCGTTTAACCTATTGGAAACAGAGTATTTGATAAAATTGATGAATTAGGAGTCAATATACTTCGTATTTCAGTATCTAGACTATTCAATCAGGTAACTTAGGGGATCTTAAACTACTAATGCTTTCTGATGCAATGACATATCTATTACGGACAAAAGATTCAAAAAGTAAAACTGATGACGTTATTAAATTGGGTGAATCGGGACCGATTGAATTTAGATGTAATAACCTGTATAAAAAACTACAAAATAAATGAGACAGCATCAAATAAAGTTGTTACCTAAGAAAATAGTGAAAATGCTTGTCTCAAATTGAGCGTACTTTAAAGATTTTAAGTATAAGAAAAAACACTACCAAAAATAACGATGCCTTTTGGTAGTATTTTTTAGTTAGAGAACGAAGAGCTCTTCATTCTCTTGTTATTTGTGTTATGGTTACTAACGATGTTCTTTTCGTTGTCTTAAAATCCAAGAGAAAGTAGCAAGGATTACAAGTAAAAATCCAATAGATAGTAGTATAATACTTTGATTATCCCCTGTTTTAGGAAGAGTTGTCTTTTGATTAGAGCTTATGTTACCTGTAATTCTTTTTTCCATTTCGAATGAACCAGATGTCTCAGTCTTTGTAGGTTTCTTTGATGGGACAGATTGTTTAGCGTAAATAAAGATAATAGATTGCTCTTTATTTGTAAGGATACCTTCAGTAGGCGTAGCATCCTTGACTTCCTTGAAAGAGTACCCTTCAATGGCGATAGGCGTTACATTAAAAGGATCACCTATGTTACCAGAAATTGTTTTAGATTCTGCAATTTTATTACCATCAGAGTCTTGATAAAAAATGGTCAAGTCTTTCGCTTTGACAATCTTTTTAGTGTAGATAAAGACAATAGACTGTTCTTTATCTGTAAGGATACCTTCAGTAGTCGTAGCATCCTTGACTTCCTTGAAAGAGTACCCTTCAATGGTGATAGGCGCTTCATTAAAAGGATCACCTATGTTACCAGAAATTGTTTTAGGTTCTGCAATTTTATTACCATCAGAGTCTTGATAAAAGACAGTTAAATTTTTGGCTTTGACTGGTTTTTTAGTATAGATAAAAGAAATAATTTGCTCAGAAAAAGAAAATGTACCTGTCAGACTGCCATTGTTTTCTTTAAATTCATATCCTTCTATGAAAAGCTTATATTCATTGTTTGAAACATCATATGAATTTCCGATAGTACCAGAAATTTTCTTAGGTAAATTGATTTGATTCCCCTCAGTGTCTCGGTATTCAAGTATTAAGTCCCCGGCTATATCTCGCTTTTTTTGCCATATATATGTGTCTGCATCATTTTTTCCATTATATTTTTCCATGAAACCTAGAGATGTCCAAACATTTTTCCCTGTTGGGATATCGTGGCTCCCATTTCCGATGTTTTGCCAATTTCCAGTATATACATCTGTTTCTTCTAAATCTTCTAAACCTGCATTAGTATTCATAAAAAAATTGGGAGACATTTTAATTTCTTCAAGAAAAAAATTAGATGTAAACATGTCTCGGATTGAGGTATCATCATACTTAGTAGTAAAATTTGAAATATCTAATTTCCGAAGATATGCCATGAAGTAAAACATCGAATCCATATTCTTTACATTAGATGTATCAAAACTAGATACGTCTAATTCTGTAATATTCATGCAAGATTCGAACATATTTGCCATATTGGTAACCTTGGTAGTGTTAAAATTTGATAAATTTAGTTCTAATAAACTTTCATTATATGCGAACATTCCGGACATATTGGTGACATTGGACGTGTTGAAGTTAGAGACATCAATATGATTTATGTTACGACAGCCATAAAACATATCAGACATGTCAATGACTTTTGATGTGTCAAAAGTAGAAATACTTAAATTTTCAAGTGATAGGTTTCCACTAAACATTTCCGACATATTTATTACTTCACTAGTATTAAAATTAGATAGATTTAAATTTTTTAGTTCATGCATGTTATGAAACATTCGATTCATTGTTTGAGTATTAGCAGTATCGAAGCTTGATACATCAAGTGTTTCTAAAGAATGAGTTTCAGAAAACATTTCGGACATATTTGTAACCTGTGCTGTATTAAAATGTTTAATATCTAAATTCTTTAGATACCAAGCATTAAAAAACATATTAGACATATCCGTGACCCTAGAAGTATCAAATGTTGATAAATCTAAGGCTGATATTAAAGAAGTCCATGCAAACATACTTGACATATTTGTAGTTTTAGAAGTATCAATTTTAGAAGTTTCTAAGTCGGCTAAATTTGTCAAATTTGAAAATAATTTTGTACTATTTTCTGGAGTGAAGACTTTTTCCGAAAAAAAGATGTGCCAAATATTTAGTTGATCTAAAGTTCCATTCATCCAAGGAGAGGATTGGTAATCTCCAAGTGTGCCTTCGCTTGTGAAAGTTAATGATTTTGTATCCATGTCAAATTCCCATGTCACATCACCCCAAATACCAGTTGTATTAGATGAAGTTGTAGTTGGCTCGCTATAAACTATCCCGTCAGGCTGTTCCATATTTTCTATTGCCGGTTCTTCTGAAGAAGTATTTTGACTAAACTGTTCTTTACTCTCACTTGTGCTCTCTTTATTAGGTTCAGTAGACATCTGAGATTCTGATACATCTAATGAGTCAACATCAGATGTACTAAGTGTTTGTAAAGGTGTGTTTGAGTCTACTTTAGGGGTTGTTGTTTCCGCAAATACATTTATTTGAGGAAAAACAAGATTAAAAACAAGAATACTACATATAAACAGTCGTAAACCAACTCTCCACTTTCTTATTACTCGTTGTTTCTTCCTATTAAGATACATAATACTATTACCCTCCTAATTATCTAATTTAATTATAATTATTTTCTCATTATAAAAGTGTGTAGTCAAGGAGGAATTCAATAAATAAAATTAAATAGTTTATTTATTTTAATATTATTAACATTTTTTATATAATTACATGCTATGATACTTTCACAATGTGTGACTTCAAGTCGAATTGGTGCGGAAAAGGCGCAGATATTTGGATTTACGAAAACTTGCAATTCTAGTAAAATTTTTATTTCTGCTATTGATTGGTTTGCATCTGAATTTGTTCATGATCAATACTTTTGGACAGAAAAGGAGTTTTGGATCGAGAAAGTGTCCACTCTCACGCTTTATTAGCTTATTAAGAGCCTAAAAAATAACTCAAACATTTTTCAGTTTTTTCATGAGAGCGATCCATTTATAAAAAAATTGAATAGTGAGTAATTAGAAGCAACTAATCAAGATATACAAAAACTTTTAGAATAAGATGCGTTACCTATAATTTTTTACCGTCAAGGCTTTTAGAATCTTACAGATTGGACGGCGACTTTTTACTTAGACACTTTCTACATAGAGAGAAAGCCAATATATCAAGACTTTTTATTAACAGATAAAATGAATGAATCTAGAAATGCTAAACGAATGAACATCTGCCAAAATACATTGAAAAGAAAGTATTTTAGCTTTACTTGCGTCCCAACAGCAAACTAGGGCAGATTAACTTGATGGTGTCTATAAAACTGTGGAAGAACGTCATGACAGAAATAAGGATTTGTATAAATAGAACTAATTAAATATATTTAGTAAGAGTAATGAAAAAGTAATCAATATCTTAATGTAAAAAAAGTAGTTCTTCTCAAAGTTGATAGTATTTTTTACTATGTTGACAACGCTTTACTTTCATGTTTTAATAACAAGAGAAATCAAGATTGTTACTGAATTTTCAGGCTATACTTTATTTCTTTTTATCAACATTTAATTAGCTAGCTGATCTAATCTCATTGAGGAGATATTATGGAAGTCAAAAAAGTAATCAATAATAATATTGTAAAGTCTCTTAATGCTGACGGTCATGAAGTATTAGTGATGGGCAAAGGGATTGGGTTTAAAAAAAGTGTTGGGGATGCTATCGATGCTAAGCTTATTGAGAAAGTCTATACAAGCAATGCCGATTTAACAACAAATAAGCTAACGCAATTATTGTCAAATGTTCGTTTGGAGCATTTACAAGTTGCAAATGAAATCATTGGTTTTGCTAAAGTCTCTCTAGGTAAAAAGTTGAATGAAAATATCTACCTTACTCTAACCGATCATATTGATTATGCAATTGAACGGCATAACAATGGCTTACCTGTTAGAAATGCACTTTTGTGGGAAATTAAACGGTTTTACAATCATGAATATTTGATTGGAAAAGAAGCCTTGACCATTATTTCCAATCGTTTGGATATTGAACTGCCAGAGGATGAAGCTGGTTTTATCGCACTGCATATTGTGAATGCAGAACTAGATTTATCCCAAGTCAGTCAAGTGTCTGAAATGACAAAAGTCATTCAAAAAATCATCAATATTGTTAAATATCACTATAAAACAGATTTGGACGAATATACGTTAAATTATGAACGGTTCATTACTCATTTGAAATTTTTTGTGCAACGATTATTTAGTGGAATCGAGCTAGATAAAGACAAAGATGAAGGCTTCTTGTTTATGCTAAAAGAAAAATATCAAGAAGAATACCTTTGTGCATTGAAGATTCGTGATTATATTGGTAAAGAATTTGGTCGTGATTTAAAAGAAGACGAGATGATTTATCTCACTATCCATATCAGAAGAATAACCAACAATTAAAGGATTGTTACTGCGTAAAAGCAGGCTATACCTAAGAAAAATCTCTTTGAAATAAGAGGTTTCTTAGGTATTTTTTATGTTTAAAATTGAGCTAGGAAAAAAAGAAGTACGGAGGAAATTACATGAATTATCAAGATTTAGCACAAGAAATCAT
The DNA window shown above is from Enterococcus sp. 12C11_DIV0727 and carries:
- the alsE gene encoding D-allulose 6-phosphate 3-epimerase, with the protein product MNKVEFSPSLMTMDLDKFKQQITFLNNHVDSYHIDIMDGHYVPNITLSPWFIEELRKISEIPMSAHLMVADPSFWVQQLVDIKCEWICMHAEVLDGLAFRLIDQIHDAGLKAGIVINPETPIESIFPYIELLDKITIMTVDPGFAGQRFIESTLDKIVDLRKLREEKGYHYVIEMDGSSNRKSFKQIDAAGPDIYIVGRSGLFGLDEEIEKAWEIMSTDYEEMTGKKMP
- a CDS encoding BspA family leucine-rich repeat surface protein, whose product is MYLNRKKQRVIRKWRVGLRLFICSILVFNLVFPQINVFAETTTPKVDSNTPLQTLSTSDVDSLDVSESQMSTEPNKESTSESKEQFSQNTSSEEPAIENMEQPDGIVYSEPTTTSSNTTGIWGDVTWEFDMDTKSLTFTSEGTLGDYQSSPWMNGTLDQLNIWHIFFSEKVFTPENSTKLFSNLTNLADLETSKIDTSKTTNMSSMFAWTSLISALDLSTFDTSRVTDMSNMFFNAWYLKNLDIKHFNTAQVTNMSEMFSETHSLETLDVSSFDTANTQTMNRMFHNMHELKNLNLSNFNTSEVINMSEMFSGNLSLENLSISTFDTSKVIDMSDMFYGCRNINHIDVSNFNTSNVTNMSGMFAYNESLLELNLSNFNTTKVTNMANMFESCMNITELDVSSFDTSNVKNMDSMFYFMAYLRKLDISNFTTKYDDTSIRDMFTSNFFLEEIKMSPNFFMNTNAGLEDLEETDVYTGNWQNIGNGSHDIPTGKNVWTSLGFMEKYNGKNDADTYIWQKKRDIAGDLILEYRDTEGNQINLPKKISGTIGNSYDVSNNEYKLFIEGYEFKENNGSLTGTFSFSEQIISFIYTKKPVKAKNLTVFYQDSDGNKIAEPKTISGNIGDPFNEAPITIEGYSFKEVKDATTTEGILTDKEQSIVFIYTKKIVKAKDLTIFYQDSDGNKIAESKTISGNIGDPFNVTPIAIEGYSFKEVKDATPTEGILTNKEQSIIFIYAKQSVPSKKPTKTETSGSFEMEKRITGNISSNQKTTLPKTGDNQSIILLSIGFLLVILATFSWILRQRKEHR
- the licT gene encoding BglG family transcription antiterminator LicT, whose protein sequence is MEVKKVINNNIVKSLNADGHEVLVMGKGIGFKKSVGDAIDAKLIEKVYTSNADLTTNKLTQLLSNVRLEHLQVANEIIGFAKVSLGKKLNENIYLTLTDHIDYAIERHNNGLPVRNALLWEIKRFYNHEYLIGKEALTIISNRLDIELPEDEAGFIALHIVNAELDLSQVSQVSEMTKVIQKIINIVKYHYKTDLDEYTLNYERFITHLKFFVQRLFSGIELDKDKDEGFLFMLKEKYQEEYLCALKIRDYIGKEFGRDLKEDEMIYLTIHIRRITNN